GCAGAGACTCGGTCTGCTGCGGCGAACCACTCAGCGCCTACGATGGCCAGTCTTTGGGCGAAAGCGAGGTGCTAGAACGAGGCAGCCAGGCATGGATGTATCCTGGAGGACGCACGGGAGCGTGGTTGTGTGGAGGGCGTGCATTTGCGGACTTCCAGGCTTCACGCCTTTGGTGATCCATGGCATGCGCTCACCGTGTATGTATGCCGGCACCGTAGGTTCGGATGTTCCTGCGTCGACGGGTGTTTGcgttccgtttttctttcagGACGTTCTGGTGATTTCTCCGATCTGTCGCCAGGATGATGAACTTTAAGAAAAAGATCGTGAAGCCTCAGGGCGTCGAGCCCACAGAAATCGAAAATGAGGTTGCCAAGTGCCTCTTCGATATCGAAGTAAGGGCGACgaacgtgcatgcagaaataTGCGTGATCGAAATATGTGCCAAAATGGGATTTGGGGATCCGTATGTAGCTGTGTCAGTCTTGtcggacggcgagagaaagcaggaagtGAGAGGGGGATGCGACGAGTTTCGTATATTTTGCGTGCGGCCGGTCGGGGTGGTATATACGGAAAGTGTACATgttttcttgttttttctgcttgcTTGGACCTCGACTTGCTGCGCGCGTCCTTCTGCATGCGGTGCTTATCTCCTCTTCAGACCAGCAGTCAGTCGGATTTGAAGGGAGAAGTCCGTCACTTGGTCATCAGCTCCGTGAAGGAGGTGGAGGTACCGCAGggccggaagaaggcgctggtcgtcttcgtcccctACGCAGTCTACCAGAAGACAGTGAAGAGGATCCAAGGCCGTCTGGTCCAGGAgttggagaagaagctgaagaagcacGTGGTTCTGATTGCTCAGCGCACGATGCTTCCTCTCGACTTCAAGCGCAAGGGTCTGAAGGTTCGCCCGCGGAGCCGCACCCTCACTGCTGTTCAGGAAGGCATGCTCGAGGACATTGTCAGCCCTACAGAAATCGTCGGCAAGAGGTAAGACGCTCCGACGACCTCTAGGCATCTATTCTCTTTGATTTGCGGAGCGAGCGCCAGTGGGGGAGAGGCTCGGGATACTACGGGGGAAGGGACTCGGgatctctctcccttcgtgtCTTCTCGGGGCGGTGGCTAGCTAGGTTGTCCGGCGTCTTGGAGCTGAAAAGTGTGTTTACCGGTCTTTCTGGTCCcgtcgctttttttcgcgcggAGATCGAGTGTgttgtctctcccgcggcgcttcttccttgcgcgcttcttccttgcgcgcttcttccttgcgcgcttcttcctcggatGTAAAGGGATCGGGTTCTGCAAAAGAAGGCAACGTCGTCCCTCCTCGCCCGTTCGTGTCTCCGTTCAGAATGCGCGTGCGCGTTGACAACACCAAGATGCTCAAGGTGTTGCTGGACCCGCGCGACAAGCAGAAGGACAACATCGAAGACAAGTTGGAGACTTTCGCGGCAGTCTACAAGAAACTCACCAACAAGGACgccgtcttcatcttccctCAGCACGTCTACTAATCTTTTGTTTACACCTGTTGCTTCTTGCTCTCGAGACAGTAGCGCGAAGAGAGGGTTGATTCCCCCTGCTCCGACGCGGACCATCACACGCGTGGCGGGTCGGTGTAGGAAGTCGGGCGCGTTCGTGCGTGTGAAGGCTGCGTGTTTGCGCGGAGTGCGCTAGTCAAAAGGTTTCCTCCGGTACTTTCCGTCGAACATACCCTTTGCGCGGTCCCGACTtctcgaagagaagagactcccacttgtgtgcatgcacctaAGAGTGTTGTGTGTAGCGTTGAGTGGAAAGGCggcgctctttcttcttcccccatgcatgcgcgtgtgGGCTGCTAGTTCGGACCTCTCATCTACTGTCTCAAAGTTAAGCCAGCTTGGGCTGTTCCCCAtcggagcagagaaacgtTCGTCGACGCGTAACTCAGCGTGTGACCTCGTGGTAAACAGTCAGCAGGAAACGGATCCCACATTCGGCGTGCTTCGCATCCCCAAGCAGTGACGGAACAGGCCGTGGGGCGTCACATTTTTTGTCCAGAGTTACGCccctcgaagaagagactACTGGCTAGCACCACACAGCAGCGTGTAGATATGCCTGTTCTGTTGCAGACTGTTTCGCGAGATTGCCACGCGCCGGCGTGTCTCAAAATAGTCGACAGAGGTACCTATGATGTACCTTTGAATGTGGAGAGCGTGTGCGGGAGTCCTCTTTAGCGTGTCGCGGCATGCATTTATGGATAATGCGACTGCGCCAAGAGGCCTTCTTGGGAACGCCCCCCGCCTCACTAAGCAGTGTAGATGGAACAAGAGGGCCACATACAGTGAAGGAATCTCAGGCACTCCACACGGACGGGAAAAAGTACCACAGAACGTGTAGTCAATTTTTCATGCAGAGAGCGTCTGGTGATTTTGCCAAGTTTCACAGTGCAcgtgagaaagagagaagctaATATACCGCGTAAATAATCAGTAGCGCCTCTCCCCGGCCCGGGACATTTTGCCCTGAAGTGGAAGTTGCCGCGCCGCTGTCGAGGAGTTCTGTTTAAGCAATTCACCACGTTTCAATTCCTTTCGGACGAAACGTGTTGCCTGTCAGAACAGTCGACTGCCGCGCTCACTGTGTGGCAGTCCCGAGGAAATGAAGCGTCGATCCCGTGCTTGTGCCTTTTCTACCGTCCTGCGCAAAGAAAACAACCCCTGAACCCTCAAttcgaaagagaaaacaaaaatGTTGAACAATACGGAGTCCCACTGCGTCAGGCGTGGCACTTCTGATTGAGTCTCCTCGCACACGTGAAATAAAGTGATTTCTCTCATAATCGACGGAAGCCAAACACGGAACAAAAGGCCTTCTGTTGAATCGAAATCATCGAACGTGTTGGATTCACCAAGTGCGCACGatgaaaaaaacacacattTCTCTGGTGCACAAACGCTTTTTTGCTGGGCTAGCAAGAATTAAAGGTCGGTGATCAGGCTgccactgcatgcaaatgGTCTCGATTTTTagagtttctctcttttccatCCGCAGGACGGTCTCTCGTTCGTTCGCTCGAGCGTGCACCCCCCGGGTGATCTGGTTCTTCGCAACTTTTACTGGCAAATCGAGCGCAGCAGTCGCTCGAGAAAACTTGCGATGCAAACACCAAGAAACGTGCGTACTTGAACATAAaggtgccttctctcgggtTTTCTGTCTCTAAGTGCTGGCTGCACGACGGAGTTTTCCTGAAATCGTGTACTTATACAAGGTTCCAGCACACACGTGGTTTCTGAAGCGATGCTCAAAACACACAACACAGACGGGCGCCTTGGTTTCAGTCGACACAGGCTTCCGCGGCAGAAATTCCTTCCTCACGTCGCTTTCTGTGAATGCACATGTACAAACAATTTCGAGAACCCTAGGCAGAAAGAGGACGGTGTGAACAGCCAAGCAACTTCTACCACTTTATTCTGACACCAAACATCCCCTCTACACCGAGACGATGTGAACAGAAAAACAATCACACCCGTGACACTTttcggctttctctctctagaGACGGAGGCAGTCCAGAAACACGAAGTAGAACGATTATTCCGTGACTTCATCAGTCGTGCGCAGCTGGAACGAGCCAAAACAGCGCTCAGCGCCTCTCATCGTCTCGAgtttcttcctcagcttTCCATAATCTTTGTGTCACGAGATGCGGATCACCGAGCAGCTCCTACGACAGCGTTCTGAGCATAATGACGGCATCCTGTCGGAGTTGGAAGAAGTCGCACTGCATCAATTCGAGATCGAAAAACTCGAGAATGTCGACAAGCTGTGCAAGAACCTCAAAATTCTTCTTCTACAAAACAACATTATAGGTAGAGATCTTTCGCCGTCATCCTATAAACACCGCGCTGGGTCTTTGTTGCTGGCCGcactcttctttccctgtccgTTCTCTTCAATCCGAAGAACGCCTGACTTGGCAGTGGCTAAGGTCCGCAGGTCAATCTTCGGCAGCCCAGTGTGCTCTCACCTGCATGCGGACTGGCTTGAAATTCTTTGGACCTCAACAGGTTTTTGTTAaccgctgccgccgcgaaggaggctccctgtttccctctgtcGACAAATATAACTGCACActtgtatgtatgtatatatatatatatatatatatatatatatatgcgctGAACAAACAGATGGCTGCTGTTTCGCCACCTCTGTACCATGGAgcggggaagagggaagTGAGGACTTCACACTTGAAGTTGTGTACAGGAGAACTggatgtgtgtctgtgtttcctaCAGAGAAAATCGAAAACGTTCAGAGACTGAAAGCGCTGGAGTACCTGAATCTGGCGCTGAACAACATTACGAAAGCAGAGAATCTCGCCGGATGCGAAAGTTTGAAAAAGGTGAGTGTCTCGAGTCACAAGCCTTTCTGTCGGAAATACTCGAGAAACACAAGGATTGCTGCATCTCTCTTGTTTGGGCGATGATGCATGCGTACATCTCCGTCGATACTCCGCTCACAGCGAGGACGTCTGCCGCCACACTTTGATGTTCCGTGCAAATGACCACGCATGCACGACAACTGCTCACCCGGAAACGCGCGCACTGTCCAGATCAAGAGGGTTCCAAGAGATTCCTCCACATCTGAGCTTACATTCAGGCGTCCTGCATCAGCTGAAGCACCCGAAGCGGGACTACCCGtagtatatacatatatataccacTCAGTTCTAAAAGAGTTGGAGGCCCCAGACGTCGACCGAGGGGTACCTTGTTCCTGTGGGAGTTACCCCCCTGAAGTGAGAATGACCTGGCATGCTTCCAACTGTTTTGTTTAGCTCGATTTAACTGTAAATTTCATCGGCGTCACCGACCTAGAAGAGTCCGTCCTCAATCTACAGGACAACGAAAAACTGGAAGATCTCTATCTCATGGGCAACCCGTGCACCGAGTACGCACAACCAGTACTCACATGCATTTTTGTAtgcatggatatatatatatatatatatacatatgtatatataaatatacataaGTCTACGTGTTGTTTGTGAAACACTATAGAGAaatatatatccatatgtCTGCGTGGACATCCAAGGCGCCAGAACGTGCAAGAAGTCGTATCTTATGAGCAATCCGTATGCGAACTAGGTTCTGGAAATCTGCTCGTCCGTTTCCACTTCCATACATGaagcatgcatatgtatatatatatataccctTACTTACGAGCGCGACGATCTGCACGCGTGTGCTTTTAGTTGGACGGACTTGTACCGCTAGTATATTttatacttatatatatacgtatatatatatatatacatatatatatatatatatgtattcgTGTGTTTTTGGAACAGCTTCTGTCGTGTCGCTCCGATTCACATCTTCTTGCTGTGTCTTTTGTGGTCAGTCTGATAACGGCGTTTCTCCTTGAAGCCTGCGTGCCGCCCCTGTCTTGCTTCCTCATTGCGTTCCCGGCCCAACGTTCGCAGATGGGAAAACTGGAGGCTGTTCGTCGTCGCCCACttgccgcagctgcggcaaCTCGACGGCAAGGTCATTACACCGCGTGAACGGATTGAAGCTGCGAGACGCCTGCCGTCTTTGAAAACGGAGTTGAAGGAAAAAATCAAAGAGCAACAGAGTAAACCACAAAGTGAGCCTGGAGCTGAGCGAGAGGggtttatatatatacatatacatttacatatatagatatatatggataATAGAGATACAGGTATTTGTAGGGAGAGTGGGGGTAGGGAGCAACAGTGGCGGAGtgacaggagagacaagagggtGAATCGGCAATTACGATGTAGAAGAGTGGCAGAGACACTGAGATAACTAGATGGGCGTTTGATTGTAATGAAAGCCCGACAACGCACGTAGTATCAAGATTGTCACTAGCCAGATACAACAACAGTGTACGCAATTTGAACCAAGCAGGTGCCCGACAACCGATTGGATCGGCTTCATGCGGTGGTTTATTAAGCGCCGAGCAGAGCAATAAAGCGGCAAATTGGCAAGAAAGTGCCTTTAGATGGTTTCGGACGTAATCGTACGCATGCGCTATGCTgtgcgaaacagaagaagcatCTTCGACTGCGTACAccacagaaaacaggaagaaaatGTACCTTGAGATGGCGAGGGTAAGTCGGTCGCATAACTCGAGACCGGTGTCCTTTTTCAGTTTCAAAAGGTCGAGATGCACATAGCTGACGGAACTGTACAGCGCAACCACAGGAAGGTAAAACACCCGTATTTGGCGTCTGTCGTTCGGCACATATTAATCAATGCATGTATCTATCACTACGGGAACATATATGGACACCAGCTGCAGAGTTACACTGGGTCGGCGCGATATCAAGAAAACCCTCTTCGTACTCAAACGTGAAGGACATTTAGATGAGTAGCCACTGGTTTCGTCAGTTACTGCGCGATCGCGTCAGTCATAGGTTCCTTATGTGAAACACAGAAAGTGCTTAACAGTGCTCCGTAAACAGCCAAGAACGCGCTTTTCGTATTAGCTGGTCCACCACACCTCACATGCGTATgcttacatatatatatatatatatatatatatatgtatgtatagataCACAcgaatatatgtatatggggCACAGTGTATCTTTTGTGTAGTTACTGTGTACACTGGCCACATCATACACCTGAATGTAATCATGAGCTTCACGGGCAGTCCTCACTGGGAACCGTGGCTCTGCGTAGAGATCAAAAGGCGACAGGCCAAGTGCGAGCGTGCGATGTTTTGCATGTGTGCGTGACaggagcgggaagaaaaagagaggaaagcaaacgaaggcaagaagaaggcaggTGCTTCGCTCCTCACGTCTGcattttttctctccagaaaATCTGGCGATGGGCTGAAGACGCTGTTCGCGTCAGAGGCGAAGCCCTTGAACCGCTTTCACTTCAGTTCGCCTTTGCTTTTTAAAGTTGCACGCGGCGGAGTAATTTTGCGCGCCGGGGACTGTCGTGGGGATGGAGAGGGTCAACCAAACGGCCTCCAGTGGCAAACAGAGGCTGGCCGCATATCCTGAACAGGCAACGTATCGTCCACGCCAGTAGAACAGGAGTCAGTGTTCGCCATATCCGTTTTTAAACACGCTTTGATTCATGTCCCTACATCTCGGCCGTGTAGCCAAGCCGCCGTccaagaacagagaggcacagTCGCACATAATTTTCTCTCTATCTGTCGGCGAAACCCGGAAGAGATCGTTCAGATTTACACTTGATGCAGCCAAAGCAAATTCAAAGCCACGTGAATATCCGCGAAGGATTCTGTCTCTGGGAGAAGATCGGAAAAGAATCACACATGCGCTCCTGGTGttgctctctcgctttggTGCGAACCCCAGGAACCGGTGCCGCCCCCGAGCGTGTACaccgaaaaaggcgaaatCCGACAATGCAACCAAGGTGGGGAAGAGCTTCCCAGAGAGGCGGATTTCTTTCTTGGTGCTGTGTTCGGAAGCAGAAGCCGATGCTTTGGTTGGAAGGCTGTACACGCACCTCCGGTCTGGGCTTCTCGAGTCAAGAGGTGGTGACAGAAGTGAAATGCGCGAGACGTATGCAACAAAAGGTGGAGAATCGGAGCATGGGCTAAAAGTTACATGTTAGCTTCGCCTGAGCGCGTGCGGCGACGTCTTGCACAAGAAAGTGCATCACTGACGCCCGAACtttcgagagaagaagctccAGCTATGCTGTAGGAGCGGGGACCGAGAGTAACACTGTGAAGACCGGCATTCTGAGCATGAGGCTTAAAGATGTGTGCATGCCTACGAGTTCCCTCAAGGATCGTGGCGCGTCTGTGCCTTTGAAGATATCTCTTTGTCAGACCCACAGTGGTTGGTTGCTCCTCTCCGGTCAGGAAGAcgtttcgcctttcccttcaaACTGTGTTTGCAGGCCGCTATCGCTTCTCGCTGGACCAGTCCTCTGAGCCTGACAAAATCGTTCTCGAGCTTGAAGCTCCCAGGTTAGCCTTCCCTAGATTGAgtcgcctgcctccctctTTAGGATTCAGGGTATaggcgctcttcctctctatAGCGGTCCTGTAACTCGCTGCTGCCATCGGCATATACTAAtaaaaagaggcgaagagacagatagGCGAACCCACAGAAAGCTACATATATAGACACACAGTGGTTAGTAACCAGGCTGATAGATACGCGAAAAGACGATATGAAGGCTGACTGCAGCAACTGCAGCAGACGTGTTCAAGCGATACATAGATTGGTTGATACAGGGGTCTAAAGGCAGGCTGCAGATAAACAGATGCTGaatacagagagaaagacaagcagaAGATTGATCAGCAAAAGAATCGAGATGGGCCGCGACACAGATGCGCCCTAGACATGAGAAACAGGCTGAGAAGACATTTCCTAGTCTCAGGTCAAACCGCAGCATTTTTCTTGATGGACGGCACTGTTTTCTGCAAGTGCGCAAAACTCTCCTGGTGTTTCCTCAGGTACCTTTGCACATCAGCAATTGACGTAGATGTTAATCCAAATTATGTTCGCTGCACGATCAAGAGTAAGCTACGGCTGCTCTCGTTTGCCTTTTGAAACAACTCTGTCGTCTTTGAAGGCTTACCTCTTCACAAacacgaatatatatatatatatatatatatatatataatggGTGGATACTGCTGTGTCACATTCACATACACTCTAGTTCCGCATATGGGCACTGGAGAGCTGcatccgcgttttccccgttgTTTCGGTTCACTGcttctttcgttcttctctttccactcTCGTTGACTGTCCTCGCCTTTCAGTAGGCATCTCCGTGCAGTTCAAAGTTTCCTTCCGCGAAGAAGCTTGTTTCTCCCCTCTAAAGAAGTGGAGGAGTTTCTGTGTTCCTTGCGACTGCGTTCTGCCCATGTCAGACAAAGTGACCCAGCTCCGATTGCCGGCTGAAGTGCGCGTCGAAGACTCTCGAGTGAGTCTCGAGCCGATAGCGGCGACTCCGAGACCGACAAAACCGCTTTAACATGgacgtctctttctccaaCCGAAGCAGCCGatctccttcgctgtctgtgtctgcaTGTCCTTCCGCGTTCTCCGCCTGCAGCTACTGGTCTCTAAATCTCTCGACTCGCCCGTCTGGCAACATGTTTATTCGTGTGCATCCACGCCTGAGAAATCCACATAGAGTTGCTAAGACAGCTCCAAGAGATGATACAAAATGGAAGTATCTGTGCATCTCAGTTTATACTCGGTTATATATTTTAGACGCTAACTTCCCGGCTAACCTGCgatagataaatatatatatcgtgGATGATTGTATATTAgcggctgtgtctctgcactTGTGTCAGCATACACGTCTCCGCCGTTGTTTCCGGcggctttcctctgctcATTTATCTCTCTAATCGTGACGGATTTCTCGACCCGCTGGGTCGCTGGAGCTGCGAGTGGATCTGCGTGAATCgactgtttctctttttgtcgaTCTTCCGCCATTCTACACCGATCTTTCGTCCATTCAAGCAGCTTTTGCCGAAGCAGAAGCCGGTGGACCTAGTCAGTCCCAACAGCATCGACAAGCCTGTTTGTCACCATTGGCTGTACTTGTGTATGTGCCGTAGAGGCCATAGCCTCTTCCCTCAGACTACAGAAAAGAGCTTCGCATGTAGACCATGCCTTCCTTCGTATCCGTTTGCATGTTCTTCGCTACGTATAACGCGGTCGCTTCATTTGCCCGAGAAACAACAGTGTCTCTTTGCTGCGTCTGTCCGCGTACACAGGTTCAGCGCTCCAAAGCGACTGGGCATCTGCGCATCGAAATGCCGCTAGTCGAGCCTCCTCCGTCTGCGCttcggaagaagaaaggcgctgtctctccaatCTACGGTGCGTCCCTTTTCGCGAAGCCTTGGTTCACCGTTTCGGTTCCGGCAAATCTAGTTCCTAAAAATACGCGAAAAGAGCATTTGTTCGTCGAGAGGACCGCTGACACGCAcgcgtctgcttcccctAGTGTGGAGGggtgacagagagagaggcagaaagagaaatcgagatgtggagggcgagacggaacGACTGCTAGCGGCAGTCCGTCAGTTGTGAAAAAAAAAATCAGAGAGATGGCGACGAGTAGAAAAGGGACCAGGAGACGCCTGCACAGTTTCCTCTGCATTTAAACGCCGAGTCGTTGCCGAAAGGATAAAACCTGTTGATATCTCAACTggaacaaagaagagacggctcCTCTcgtcgacagagagacggttTCAACAGTTCCAACCTTCCTTAGGCCtgttgctgtctctgtgcgtgCGTCGGCTccagacagagacgacgagaagtCGCAGATGGCGAGCAAACGTGGTTCTTCCCACTCGACGAAAGGATCCACTTCTGACTCGGTATCCATAAAAGAAATGCTGGATGTgacaggaaaggcgacgcagtTCATGTCTGAGAACGCACGCGCGgctttctctgcagagagagaactgcgTGAACTgtcagagagaaaaaccgtAGCCGCAATCGGAGGGTCTGATGATCAGTGTGGTGAAGCGTCAGAGGGGAACACCGCCGGAGAGCTTCCGCGAAACGGAGtcgcaaagagaggaaaggagaatcATGCAGAAGCGGAGAATTCGGTCAGAGCACTCTGCTGTACTGCGGCAGAtgtggaggaaaagcgaaCAGCCGACGATGACGCTCTCCCTGAGTTGGAAACGGTGTATTAAGGACAACCTCGGGGCgtttcgctgcttcctttttctctctatcTCACTGGAACGAAACCGATGTGCATCTGATTCTCGACAGTCAACAACCGCACGCGCGATCGTTGCCATCGGGTCCCCGTGCTAGCTGACGCACTAGACCTCAGATGGCGTTTTTCTTAAAACCTGAGAGCGGAAGGCAGCTTCCACTTTTTTGCAAATGTGTCCAGCGACGGAGAACACCAACCGCCTCATCGTGGTGAGCAACTGCAGGGCACACACTCTTTGCCGCTGTGAACGCCTCCCGAAAAAACGTCTCCTCAGAAGCGAACTAGGCTAGAAGGCTGCTCTAAGAAGGCGCCGATACGCGTTTAACAAAACCGTGCAAGACAAGCATGGCTCTTGCAGAGGGTCGCAGAGAGCGGTGTTTGACAGCTGCAGTCAGCGTTCACTCCCATACCTCAAAAGATGTGTTTGTGACTCCGGAAGACGCGCCGAATACGGTTATGAAACGGCTGTATATCCGGTTCTGGGGGATATTTCAGGAACAGAACACCCACGACTGCATCTTTCGGCGTAGACGCGCGCCGTCCACTCCGCAGATCGCTCAGATGGTTCTGCGTAACGCGCGCATTCATCGGCAGTTGACAGGCTGTTTAGACCACGTCTGTGGAATGAGCGGAAGTCGCCGTGCACGGAGCAAGGATTCGGTCGACGAGTTCGCGGTTTTGCTGCTTTCACCGATGAACAACGCGCGACGCGTCGCTCCCCACTCAACCACATCTTTTTGTGATTTCCTCTGGCGGTGTCTGGCAGTCGAGTTCTCTCCATCAAACACTCTGTTTTCCGAGTTGTGTGCTTGCAAGTGCGCTTCGGTGTCTGTTGGTGTCAGTCTGCCTGGCGAAAAGACTCTAGCCAGTGAttcgccgtcgcgtttccttcttttctgcgctgtgtcttttttccaaGTTCTGCGGCTTCCTTCGACAGACAGCCCGCTTTTCCTCCGAGCTTGCTTCTCGCGCCCTGCATGCAAGCTGTTGCGATCAACAACACACTTATGTTTATCTGTGACGGGCGCGTTTTCGGaacttttcttctctgagTTTTTCCCAGGGTGGCTCATCGCAACAGGGATCTTTTCGGAATTGCTTCTTGCCGGTTTCTTTGTCAGCTTGAAGCGTCTGCGCACTCCTGGACGTATCGCAGTGTCGCAAGTGCGACGTGCTGCCGAGTCAACTACTTTCGATTTTCGCTTCCGGTTCGCTGGCATTATCTCCGCTGAGAGCTCCCCACAGAGACACTGTCTAAACGTTCGTTTGTCGGCTTATTCGCCCTTCCTTCGTCTCAATCATCTGTCTGTGCCGACCTTTGAAGACGTTTCAGTAGACCTCagtccgtctctcgcgctggaCGCTC
This region of Neospora caninum Liverpool complete genome, chromosome VI genomic DNA includes:
- a CDS encoding putative leucine rich repeat protein; its protein translation is MRITEQLLRQRSEHNDGILSELEEVALHQFEIEKLENVDKLCKNLKILLLQNNIIEKIENVQRLKALEYLNLALNNITKAENLAGCESLKKLDLTVNFIGVTDLEESVLNLQDNEKLEDLYLMGNPCTEWENWRLFVVAHLPQLRQLDGKVITPRERIEAARRLPSLKTELKEKIKEQQSKPQKEASSTAYTTENRKKMYLEMAREREEKERKANEGKKKAGRYRFSLDQSSEPDKIVLELEAPRYLCTSAIDVDVNPNYVRCTIKNKVTQLRLPAEVRVEDSRVQRSKATGHLRIEMPLVEPPPSALRKKKGAVSPIYDRDDEKSQMASKRGSSHSTKGSTSDSVSIKEMLDVTGKATQFMSENARAAFSAERELRELSERKTVAAIGGSDDQCGEASEGNTAGELPRNGVAKRGKENHAEAENSVRALCCTAADVEEKRTADDDALPELETVY